Proteins encoded together in one Kutzneria kofuensis window:
- the treZ gene encoding malto-oligosyltrehalose trehalohydrolase — MTEFAVWAPNRSRVRVHNGPSVHEMARGEDGWWRAEVPDAAPDYAFQLDDEPAELPDPRSRWQPDGVHARSRRYDHDEFRWTDAGWTGRQLPGGIVYELHIGTFTPEGTFDAAIGRLDHLVELGIDFVEVLPINAFDGPHGWGYDGVLWYAAHDPYGGPDGFKRFVDACHNRGLAVLLDVVYNHLGPSGAYLDRFGPYFAGETIWGPTLNLDGPQSDEVRRYVIDNALSWLRDFHVDGLRLDAVHALADRRATHLLEELSSEVDALSAHVRRPLTLIAESDLNDPKLVTPREAGGYGLHAQWSDDLHHCLHSTLSGETQGYYGDFGSLQALAATLTGVFFHAGTWSSFRGRHHGRPVNTLTTPGHRFLAYLQNHDQIGNRATGDRLSATVSPGLLACGAAIVLCSPYTPMIFMGEEWAASTPWQFFASFPDPKLADAVRTGRRSEFAEHGWAEQDVPDPMDPATFERSKLRWDEVGDTGHGEVLATYRALIALRRSRPELSDPRLHRLSVDVDEDRRIVTLHRGGLRVVCNLGGEHADVPGTVLFSSKSPGAPESVTVVEGD; from the coding sequence GTGACCGAGTTCGCCGTGTGGGCCCCGAACCGTTCCCGGGTTCGCGTCCACAATGGACCGTCCGTGCACGAGATGGCGCGCGGCGAGGACGGCTGGTGGCGGGCCGAGGTGCCCGACGCCGCACCGGACTACGCCTTCCAGCTGGACGACGAGCCGGCGGAGCTGCCCGACCCGCGCTCCCGCTGGCAGCCCGACGGCGTGCACGCGCGATCCCGTCGCTACGACCACGACGAGTTCCGGTGGACCGATGCCGGCTGGACGGGCCGGCAGCTGCCCGGCGGGATCGTGTACGAGCTGCACATCGGCACGTTCACGCCCGAGGGCACCTTCGACGCGGCCATCGGCCGGCTGGACCACCTCGTCGAGCTCGGCATCGACTTCGTGGAAGTGTTGCCAATCAACGCTTTCGACGGCCCGCACGGCTGGGGGTACGACGGCGTGCTGTGGTACGCGGCGCACGACCCGTACGGTGGTCCCGACGGGTTCAAGCGGTTCGTCGACGCCTGTCACAACCGCGGCCTGGCCGTGCTGCTCGACGTCGTCTACAACCACCTCGGGCCGTCCGGCGCCTACCTCGACCGGTTCGGGCCGTACTTCGCCGGCGAGACGATCTGGGGCCCGACCCTGAATCTCGACGGCCCGCAGTCCGACGAGGTCCGTCGGTACGTCATCGACAACGCGTTGAGCTGGCTGCGCGACTTCCACGTCGACGGCCTGCGGCTCGACGCCGTGCACGCGCTGGCCGACCGGCGGGCGACGCATCTGCTCGAGGAGCTGTCGTCCGAAGTGGACGCTCTTTCCGCGCACGTCCGGCGGCCGCTCACACTCATCGCCGAATCGGACCTGAACGACCCGAAGCTCGTCACGCCGCGGGAGGCCGGCGGCTACGGCCTGCACGCCCAGTGGAGCGACGACCTGCACCACTGCCTGCACTCCACGCTGTCCGGCGAAACCCAGGGCTACTACGGCGACTTCGGCTCACTGCAAGCGCTTGCGGCCACGCTGACCGGGGTCTTCTTCCACGCCGGCACGTGGTCGTCGTTCCGCGGCCGGCACCACGGCCGCCCGGTGAACACGCTCACCACGCCGGGCCACCGCTTCCTGGCGTACCTGCAGAACCACGACCAGATCGGCAACCGCGCCACCGGCGACCGGCTGTCCGCGACGGTGTCCCCCGGCCTGCTGGCCTGCGGGGCGGCGATCGTGCTGTGCTCCCCGTACACGCCGATGATCTTCATGGGCGAGGAGTGGGCGGCGTCGACGCCGTGGCAGTTCTTCGCCTCGTTCCCGGACCCGAAGCTGGCCGACGCCGTCCGCACCGGCCGCCGGTCCGAGTTCGCCGAGCACGGCTGGGCCGAGCAGGACGTGCCGGACCCGATGGATCCCGCCACCTTCGAGCGGTCCAAGCTGCGCTGGGACGAGGTCGGCGACACCGGCCACGGCGAGGTGCTGGCCACCTACCGGGCGCTGATCGCGCTGCGCCGCAGCCGTCCCGAACTGTCCGATCCCCGGCTGCACCGGCTGTCCGTCGACGTCGACGAGGACCGCCGCATCGTCACGCTGCACCGCGGTGGCCTGCGGGTGGTCTGCAATCTCGGCGGCGAGCACGCGGACGTCCCGGGGACCGTGCTGTTCAGCTCGAAGTCCCCGGGCGCGCCCGAATCGGTGACGGTGGTCGAGGGGGATTAG
- a CDS encoding WhiB family transcriptional regulator, with protein MADVHRLPIPVSENWDWQRLGACRGANSAVFFHPDSERGSARQQREANAKRICHSCPVRAECLRHAIQVQEPYGIWGGMGENERRAVISATRRRVKSRAS; from the coding sequence ATGGCCGACGTGCACCGGCTACCCATTCCGGTCTCGGAGAACTGGGACTGGCAGCGCCTCGGCGCCTGCCGGGGCGCCAACAGCGCTGTCTTCTTCCATCCTGACAGCGAACGCGGCTCCGCGCGACAGCAGCGGGAGGCCAACGCGAAGCGGATCTGCCACTCCTGCCCGGTGCGCGCCGAATGCCTGCGACACGCGATCCAGGTCCAGGAGCCGTACGGCATCTGGGGCGGCATGGGCGAGAACGAGCGCCGCGCCGTGATCTCCGCGACCAGGAGGCGCGTCAAGTCCCGCGCCAGCTAA
- a CDS encoding ANTAR domain-containing protein, with amino-acid sequence MDEVRFGPELLDRLLAHLVERVPGCDGAGVSTNSRSLRAIGTAVDRDPEQWRRGDGPVVAAATGEETLVEALPDGVSWITAVPGSWTEEGPSVLSVYTDHEPKEDDLRVIDQVEPLLATATAVIEFCADEVLRADQMVEMVQNRRLIEQAKGLVMGRLRCDSGAAFRALVRSSQHFNVKLRDLSAALVEVVGGAPVGDQEPDTGPTTVPPPAAVQAARMTWQALGRDG; translated from the coding sequence GTGGACGAGGTGAGATTCGGCCCCGAACTGCTCGACCGGCTGCTCGCGCACCTGGTCGAGCGTGTGCCCGGCTGCGACGGAGCCGGCGTGAGCACGAACTCGCGAAGCCTGCGCGCGATCGGCACGGCCGTGGACCGCGACCCCGAGCAGTGGCGACGCGGCGACGGCCCGGTGGTGGCCGCCGCGACCGGCGAGGAGACCCTGGTCGAGGCGCTGCCGGACGGCGTGAGTTGGATCACGGCGGTGCCGGGCAGCTGGACCGAGGAGGGCCCGTCGGTGCTCTCGGTCTACACCGACCACGAGCCCAAGGAGGACGACCTCCGGGTCATCGACCAGGTCGAGCCCCTGCTGGCCACGGCGACCGCGGTCATCGAGTTCTGCGCCGACGAGGTGCTGCGCGCCGACCAGATGGTGGAGATGGTGCAGAACCGCCGGCTCATCGAGCAGGCGAAGGGCCTGGTGATGGGCCGGCTGCGGTGCGACTCCGGGGCGGCGTTCCGCGCGCTGGTGCGGTCCAGCCAGCACTTCAACGTGAAGTTACGGGATCTGTCGGCGGCGCTGGTCGAGGTCGTCGGCGGCGCGCCCGTCGGCGACCAGGAGCCGGACACCGGCCCGACCACCGTGCCGCCGCCGGCCGCCGTGCAGGCCGCCCGCATGACGTGGCAGGCGCTCGGCAGGGACGGATGA
- a CDS encoding STAS domain-containing protein gives MTENSSALPIDVVVDRPAPGVAVATVSGEVDMLTAPSLRAVVTAELDDCTVFVLDLSGVSFLGSAGLAVLVEASHEAQRRQVELRLVANGRSVRRPLEITGLTEVLTTFPTRDDAVGAPG, from the coding sequence GTGACCGAGAACAGCAGCGCTCTCCCGATCGACGTGGTGGTGGACCGCCCCGCCCCGGGTGTGGCCGTCGCCACCGTCAGCGGGGAGGTGGACATGCTCACCGCGCCGAGCCTGCGCGCCGTCGTGACGGCGGAGCTGGACGACTGCACGGTGTTCGTGCTCGACCTGTCCGGGGTCAGCTTCCTCGGCTCGGCCGGGCTGGCCGTGCTGGTGGAGGCCTCGCACGAGGCGCAGCGGCGGCAGGTGGAGCTACGCCTGGTCGCCAATGGCCGGTCGGTGCGCCGGCCGCTGGAGATCACCGGGCTGACTGAGGTGTTGACCACGTTTCCCACCCGGGACGACGCGGTCGGCGCGCCCGGCTGA
- a CDS encoding ATP-binding protein: protein MAEVDVDGTEVTVSEHEPSTTTSEKPAPGADVEVRIAASPAHLSVVRAVAADLAMRADFTLDAISDLKMAVDEACSELISRAVPDGDLVCRFGIESDQIHFSAEARTGSAVPPSRESFGWRVLTALTDAVNTWVVPAPGGGHVLRFDLLKKRADDVVGL, encoded by the coding sequence ATGGCCGAGGTAGACGTCGACGGCACCGAGGTGACAGTGAGCGAGCACGAGCCCAGCACCACCACCAGCGAGAAGCCCGCGCCCGGGGCCGACGTGGAGGTGCGCATCGCCGCGTCTCCCGCGCACCTGTCCGTCGTCCGGGCGGTGGCCGCCGACCTGGCGATGCGTGCCGATTTCACGCTGGACGCGATCTCCGACCTGAAGATGGCCGTGGACGAGGCCTGTTCGGAGCTGATCTCGCGCGCCGTCCCCGACGGGGACCTGGTGTGCCGGTTCGGCATCGAGTCCGACCAGATCCACTTCTCCGCGGAGGCCCGCACCGGTTCCGCGGTGCCGCCGAGCCGGGAGAGCTTCGGCTGGCGGGTGCTGACCGCGCTCACCGACGCCGTGAACACGTGGGTCGTGCCCGCGCCCGGCGGCGGCCACGTGCTGCGGTTCGACCTGCTGAAGAAGCGAGCCGACGACGTGGTGGGCCTGTGA
- a CDS encoding SigB/SigF/SigG family RNA polymerase sigma factor, producing MTQSSERATNDYAHLDPLLAELAELAADDPRRGELRDRLVTEFLPVAQHIARRFGQRGEPHDDLVQVATVGLISAIDRFDPTRGSDFLSFAVPTIMGEVRRHFRDTSWSVRVPRRLKELHLAITGATNELSQHLGRAPTPSELASHLGISKDEVYEGLEASNAYRSSSLDELLVGTDKSVSLGDALGDDDPELMGVENREALQPLLQQLPERERTIILLRFFGNLTQTQIADRIGISQMHVSRLLARTLVELRKGLLSE from the coding sequence GTGACACAGTCCTCCGAGCGCGCCACCAACGACTACGCCCACCTGGATCCGCTGCTCGCGGAGCTGGCCGAGTTGGCGGCCGACGACCCGCGGCGCGGTGAGCTGCGGGACCGCCTGGTGACCGAGTTCCTGCCGGTGGCCCAGCACATCGCGCGGCGCTTCGGGCAGCGCGGCGAGCCGCACGACGACCTCGTGCAGGTCGCCACCGTCGGCCTGATCAGCGCCATCGACCGCTTCGACCCGACGCGCGGCAGCGACTTCCTGTCGTTCGCCGTGCCCACGATCATGGGCGAGGTGCGCCGGCACTTCCGGGACACCAGTTGGTCCGTGCGGGTGCCGCGGCGGCTCAAGGAGCTGCACCTGGCCATCACCGGCGCGACCAACGAACTCTCCCAGCACCTCGGCCGCGCCCCCACCCCCAGTGAGCTCGCCTCACATCTGGGCATCAGCAAGGACGAGGTGTACGAGGGCCTCGAGGCCAGCAACGCCTACCGCAGCTCCTCGCTCGACGAGCTGCTCGTCGGCACCGACAAGTCCGTGTCCCTGGGCGACGCCCTCGGCGACGACGACCCGGAGCTGATGGGCGTCGAGAACCGCGAGGCCCTGCAGCCCCTGCTGCAGCAGCTGCCGGAGCGGGAACGCACCATCATCCTGCTGCGCTTCTTCGGCAACCTCACCCAGACCCAGATCGCCGACCGGATCGGCATCTCCCAGATGCACGTGTCCCGCCTGCTGGCGCGAACCCTGGTGGAACTGCGCAAGGGACTGCTCAGCGAATAG
- a CDS encoding nucleoside hydrolase, protein MTTRVILDCDPGHDDALAILLAARNLDLRAITTVAGNQTLAKTTLNARRMCTVAGILDMPIAAGLDRPLAQAPLYAEEIHGDSGLDGPHFPPPTVDVDPRSALQLATDVLTEPTTIIATGPLTNVATLLRNDVGNVDRIVLMGGSTGRGNMAPLAEFNILADPEAADIVFRSGVPVTMCGLDVTHQALATPQVLDRVAALGTPLARICHQLLTFFADSYRAYFGFESPPLHDPVAVAAVIDPTVISARPVNVEIELTGTHTRGATVVDLHRVTGRKPNALVATGLNVDRFWDLMIGAIR, encoded by the coding sequence ATGACGACACGGGTGATCCTCGACTGCGACCCCGGGCACGACGACGCGCTGGCGATCCTGCTGGCAGCACGGAACCTCGACCTGCGGGCGATCACCACCGTCGCCGGCAACCAGACGCTGGCCAAGACCACGCTCAACGCCCGCCGGATGTGCACCGTCGCCGGCATCCTAGACATGCCGATCGCCGCCGGCCTCGACCGCCCGCTGGCGCAGGCTCCGCTGTACGCCGAGGAGATCCACGGCGACTCCGGCCTCGACGGCCCCCACTTCCCGCCGCCGACCGTCGACGTCGACCCGCGCAGCGCCCTCCAGCTCGCCACCGACGTTCTCACCGAACCGACGACCATCATCGCCACCGGACCGCTGACCAACGTGGCAACCCTGCTGCGCAACGACGTCGGCAACGTCGACCGGATCGTGCTCATGGGCGGCTCCACCGGCCGTGGCAACATGGCGCCGTTGGCGGAGTTCAACATCCTCGCCGACCCCGAGGCCGCCGACATCGTCTTCCGCTCCGGCGTCCCCGTCACCATGTGCGGCCTGGACGTCACCCACCAGGCCCTGGCCACGCCCCAGGTGCTCGACCGCGTCGCCGCCCTCGGCACCCCGCTCGCCCGCATCTGCCACCAGCTGCTGACGTTCTTCGCCGACTCCTACCGGGCCTACTTCGGCTTCGAGTCCCCGCCCCTGCACGACCCCGTCGCCGTCGCCGCCGTCATCGACCCCACCGTCATCTCGGCCCGCCCCGTCAACGTCGAGATCGAGCTCACCGGCACCCACACCCGCGGCGCCACCGTCGTCGACCTGCACCGGGTCACCGGCCGCAAGCCGAATGCGCTGGTGGCGACGGGATTGAACGTGGACCGCTTCTGGGACCTGATGATCGGCGCTATTCGCTGA
- a CDS encoding SDR family oxidoreductase yields MARTVLITGASGGVGRAVAQRFRTDGAIVIAGYRDPAAREALAAMGCQPVRLDVTTESDVLTATKGDIDVVVNAAGASQGGPLEELPLDALRRQFDVNVLGALRVTQLVAPGMRRRGYGRIVNISSVAGQVTMPGMGAYAMSKHSLESMSAALRQELKAFGIGVSVIQPGGIDTPFAETERRTFRHGRPDGPYADFTTRVVDRLSRNPVALHPEHVARVVHRAATAKHPRPCYRVGGLAQIMLGVHHILPSRVWDRLVPKITPTPAR; encoded by the coding sequence ATGGCACGGACCGTACTCATCACAGGTGCAAGTGGAGGTGTTGGTCGCGCAGTCGCCCAACGGTTCCGCACGGACGGGGCGATCGTCATCGCCGGATACCGCGACCCCGCCGCCCGTGAAGCGCTCGCCGCGATGGGCTGCCAGCCAGTCCGCCTGGATGTCACCACCGAGTCGGATGTGCTCACCGCGACCAAGGGTGACATCGACGTCGTGGTCAATGCCGCCGGCGCATCCCAGGGCGGGCCGCTGGAAGAGCTCCCCCTCGACGCTCTGCGCCGGCAATTCGACGTGAACGTGTTGGGAGCACTACGGGTCACGCAGCTCGTCGCACCGGGCATGCGCCGACGCGGATACGGCAGGATCGTGAACATCAGCTCGGTCGCGGGCCAGGTCACGATGCCCGGTATGGGCGCGTACGCGATGAGCAAGCACAGCCTGGAATCGATGAGCGCAGCGCTGCGTCAGGAGTTGAAGGCGTTCGGCATCGGGGTGAGCGTGATCCAACCAGGCGGCATCGACACACCGTTCGCCGAGACCGAACGGCGCACCTTCCGCCACGGACGACCGGACGGGCCATACGCCGACTTCACCACCCGGGTCGTCGACCGACTCAGCCGCAATCCAGTCGCCCTGCACCCCGAACACGTCGCGCGTGTGGTCCACCGCGCCGCCACCGCCAAACATCCGCGGCCGTGTTACCGCGTCGGCGGACTCGCCCAGATCATGCTCGGCGTCCACCACATTCTGCCGAGCCGCGTCTGGGACCGACTCGTCCCCAAGATCACCCCGACGCCCGCGAGATAG
- a CDS encoding MerR family transcriptional regulator — MLVHEVAALLGVSTDTVRYYEREGLLDDRHVARRPNGYRDFDDAAVERLRLLLQARRSGMSIADVKALAATFDDGTLTVDRQLEFLREKLADLDRQAEKLDATRTTIAAKIADLESRLKPATRHERSS, encoded by the coding sequence ATGCTGGTTCACGAGGTCGCGGCACTGCTCGGAGTGAGTACCGACACCGTGCGCTATTACGAGCGTGAGGGGCTGCTGGATGATCGCCACGTCGCGCGGCGGCCGAACGGATACCGCGACTTTGACGACGCGGCGGTTGAGCGGCTGCGGCTGCTGCTGCAGGCGCGACGTTCGGGGATGTCCATCGCCGACGTCAAAGCGCTGGCGGCCACGTTCGACGATGGCACACTGACTGTCGATCGCCAGTTGGAGTTCCTGCGGGAGAAGTTGGCCGACCTCGACCGCCAAGCCGAGAAACTCGACGCGACCCGGACCACGATCGCGGCCAAGATCGCCGACCTCGAGTCGCGACTCAAGCCGGCCACCCGACACGAGCGGTCCAGTTGA
- a CDS encoding AraC family transcriptional regulator has translation MALDEIRDLIARHARPGMETRIDGLRVSSVDSTEEHHSLTEPMLVVLAQGGKRLLLGDQVHEYRAGDCLVVSAEVPLSGHFFDVSKEAPALGMGLALRPAVIAPLLLAAPTDRRPAPAIATGRAEPELLDAVLRMLRLLDHPADARVLAPLYEQEILWRLLTGPHGPLVRQIGLADSGLSLVGRAIRWIRENYAEPIRVADLARLAGMSESAFHRHFRSVTTMSPIQFRKIIRLQEARSLLVARPGDVAGIGHLVGYDSPTQFSREYRELFGAPPGQDAARLRADSGAFGLPQLP, from the coding sequence ATGGCGCTTGACGAGATCCGGGACCTGATCGCGCGGCATGCCCGGCCGGGCATGGAAACCCGCATCGACGGGCTGCGGGTGTCCAGTGTGGACAGCACCGAGGAGCATCACTCGCTGACCGAGCCCATGCTCGTCGTGCTGGCGCAGGGAGGCAAGCGCCTGCTGCTCGGCGACCAGGTGCACGAGTACCGCGCCGGCGACTGCCTGGTGGTCAGCGCCGAGGTGCCGCTGAGCGGCCACTTCTTCGACGTCAGCAAGGAAGCGCCGGCCCTGGGCATGGGGTTGGCGCTACGTCCGGCCGTGATCGCCCCGCTGCTGCTCGCCGCGCCCACCGACCGGCGGCCCGCGCCGGCGATCGCGACCGGCCGGGCGGAGCCCGAACTGCTCGACGCCGTGCTGCGCATGCTGCGGCTGCTCGACCACCCGGCCGACGCGCGGGTGCTCGCGCCGCTGTACGAGCAGGAGATCCTGTGGCGGCTGCTGACCGGCCCGCACGGGCCGCTGGTCCGCCAGATCGGCCTCGCCGACAGCGGGCTCTCCCTGGTCGGACGGGCGATCCGGTGGATAAGGGAGAACTACGCCGAGCCGATCCGGGTCGCCGACCTGGCCCGGCTGGCCGGCATGAGCGAGTCCGCGTTCCACCGGCACTTCCGGTCGGTCACGACGATGAGCCCGATCCAGTTCCGCAAGATCATCCGGCTGCAGGAGGCGCGGTCGCTGCTCGTCGCCCGCCCCGGCGACGTCGCCGGCATCGGGCATCTCGTCGGCTACGACAGCCCGACGCAGTTCAGCCGCGAGTACCGGGAGCTGTTCGGCGCCCCGCCCGGCCAGGACGCCGCCCGGCTGCGCGCCGACTCCGGCGCGTTCGGGCTGCCGCAACTGCCCTGA
- a CDS encoding aldo/keto reductase has product MPLDHYVTLGRSGLRVSPFALGAMTFGTDPGSSGCDVDESEKIMSTYLDRGGNFIDTANFYSNGHSEKIVGDFFAARPGRRQHVVLASKFFGNMWPGDPNGGGAGRASIIAQLHESLRRLNTDYLDLYWLHNWDRHTPIEETMRTLDDLVTAGKIRYVGFSNTPAWVTAQAQTLALLRGWSPIIALQVEYSLLARTVEGELAPLALDQGMALTPWSPLKNGFLSGKYRRGAMVADSERVAYVGGPTEEEFDVIEAVAAVAQDLGTTPAAVSLAWLRARQGTVVPIVGARRLEHLTDNLAGIDVVLSPSQLRALDEVSTPVLNYPAPMHGAQRDMLQFAGTTVDGVESTVYPPLLASDVRY; this is encoded by the coding sequence ATGCCGCTCGACCACTACGTCACCCTCGGCCGCTCCGGGCTGCGGGTCAGCCCGTTCGCCCTCGGCGCGATGACCTTCGGCACCGACCCCGGCTCGTCCGGCTGCGACGTCGACGAGTCCGAGAAGATCATGTCGACCTATCTCGACCGGGGCGGGAACTTCATCGACACCGCCAACTTCTACAGCAACGGGCACTCCGAGAAGATCGTCGGCGACTTCTTCGCCGCCCGCCCCGGCCGGCGCCAGCACGTCGTGCTGGCGTCCAAGTTCTTCGGCAACATGTGGCCCGGCGACCCCAACGGCGGCGGCGCCGGCCGGGCGTCGATCATCGCCCAGCTGCACGAGAGCCTGCGCCGGCTGAACACCGACTACCTCGACCTGTACTGGCTGCACAACTGGGACCGGCACACGCCGATCGAGGAGACCATGCGCACGCTGGACGACCTCGTGACCGCCGGCAAGATCCGGTACGTCGGCTTCTCCAACACCCCCGCGTGGGTCACCGCCCAGGCCCAGACCCTGGCGCTGCTGCGGGGCTGGTCGCCGATCATCGCGCTGCAGGTCGAGTACTCGCTGCTCGCCCGTACCGTCGAGGGTGAGCTCGCGCCGCTCGCGCTGGACCAGGGCATGGCCCTGACGCCGTGGAGTCCCCTGAAGAACGGGTTCCTGTCCGGCAAGTACCGCCGCGGCGCCATGGTCGCCGACTCCGAGCGCGTCGCTTACGTCGGTGGCCCCACCGAGGAGGAGTTCGACGTCATCGAGGCCGTCGCCGCCGTCGCCCAGGACCTCGGCACCACCCCCGCCGCCGTGTCCCTGGCCTGGCTTCGGGCGCGTCAGGGCACCGTCGTGCCCATCGTCGGCGCTCGGCGGCTCGAGCACCTCACCGACAACCTCGCCGGCATCGACGTCGTTCTGTCGCCCTCGCAGCTCCGTGCCCTGGACGAGGTTTCCACCCCGGTGCTGAACTACCCGGCCCCCATGCACGGCGCCCAGCGGGACATGCTCCAGTTCGCCGGAACCACCGTGGACGGTGTCGAGTCCACCGTGTACCCGCCGCTACTGGCCAGCGATGTCCGCTACTGA
- a CDS encoding peptidase inhibitor family I36 protein has product MIGAVFAACALAAGLVAISGGQAMASPGLKDEPCPSDYLCAYEEEQFYGEMSKVKVTDPDMTDEADRHIFRDHVESLVHNNSCKAHLYEKKNFEGEEAVLAFGGKIKDIKLRHLALKHPILSVKSEC; this is encoded by the coding sequence TTGATCGGCGCCGTGTTCGCGGCTTGCGCTCTCGCTGCCGGTCTTGTCGCGATCAGTGGTGGCCAGGCCATGGCGAGCCCGGGGCTGAAAGATGAACCATGTCCCAGCGACTACCTGTGTGCGTACGAGGAAGAACAGTTCTACGGCGAGATGAGCAAGGTCAAGGTGACCGACCCGGACATGACCGACGAGGCTGATCGTCACATTTTCCGGGACCATGTCGAGTCGCTCGTCCATAACAACTCATGCAAGGCTCACTTGTACGAGAAGAAGAACTTCGAGGGGGAGGAAGCCGTCCTGGCGTTCGGTGGCAAGATCAAAGACATCAAGCTGAGGCATCTCGCGCTCAAGCATCCCATCCTCTCGGTCAAGTCCGAGTGCTGA